The segment CTCCTCCACCCACTGGGTAAATAATTCCAAAATTTGTGGATGCGTAAAATAATGAGCGCTGTAGGTTTCGCTGGGCTCAAAATTCGAAATGCAAATTCGGAATCGGTTCACGGCAGCCCCAGTAACGGCCATACAGTTTGTTTCCTTTTTTTAAATTGAAACTCCCTGCAATATATTCCCCCTGTTTTTTCGCCAAGACGAGTAAAAGATTTTGACGCAGTTGATGATGGCAGAGTCTGAAAAAACGAAAGAAAAATAAAAAGCCTTCCAGTAATGGGGCAGGTTGATGCTGCGGGAATCTTCGAGGCATTTTAGAAAATCGTAATCCAGAAAGGGATGATCTGCTGGGCTTAAGGCGTTCCAGTCTTCTTTTTTGAATTGGGAGATGGAGCTAAATGGCTGGATTTTCATAGGTAAAATAGTGACTAGTTTGAAAAAGAGAGGGCGTCAAAAAAAATACGCAACTTCTTCTTGGAGTTGTCGATAGTTGTTAAGGCATTGTCATTGCGATGACAAACAC is part of the Deltaproteobacteria bacterium genome and harbors:
- a CDS encoding N-acetyltransferase, whose product is MNRFRICISNFEPSETYSAHYFTHPQILELFTQWVEEQNTVVAETIEKYRELSPIKKKVIQEDKS
- a CDS encoding N-acetyltransferase, with translation MPRRFPQHQPAPLLEGFLFFFRFFRLCHHQLRQNLLLVLAKKQGEYIAGSFNLKKGNKLYGRYWGCREPIPNLHFEF